The following are encoded in a window of Anas platyrhynchos isolate ZD024472 breed Pekin duck chromosome 30, IASCAAS_PekinDuck_T2T, whole genome shotgun sequence genomic DNA:
- the LOC119715057 gene encoding olfactory receptor 14C36-like — translation MSNSSSITEFLLLAFTDTRELQLLHFGLFLGIYLAALLGNGLILTAVACDHRLHTPMYFFLLNLSVIDLGSISTTVPKAMANSLWDTRAISYAGCAAQVFFFVFLIGAEYFLLTIMSYDRYVAICKPLHYGSLLGSRACAQMAAAAWGSGVLYGLLHTANTFSLPLCQGNAVKQFFCEIPQILKLSCSHSYLREIGLLSVSCFLFWGCFAFILFSYVQIFMAVLRMPSEQGRHKLFSTCLPHLAVVFLFLSTAMFAYLKPPSISSPSLNLVMAFLYSVIPPAMNPLIYSMRNQELKNGIRKVMSWMFFRIC, via the coding sequence atgtccaacagcagctccatcacagagttcctcctcctggcattcacagacacacgggagctgcagctcctgcactttgggctcttcctgggcatctacctggctgccctcctgggcaacggcctcatcctcaccgccgtagcctgcgaccaccgcctccacacccccatgtacttcttcctcctcaacctctccGTGATTGACCTGGGCTCCATTTctaccactgtccccaaagccatggccaattccctctgggataccagggccatttcctatgcagggtGTGCTGctcaggtcttcttttttgttttcttgattggagcagagtatttccttctcaccatcatgtcctatgaccgctacgttgccatctgcaagcccctgcactatgggagcctcctgggcagcagagcttgtgcccagatggcagcagctgcctggggcagtggggttctctatggtctgctgcacactgccaatacattttcactgcccctctgccaaggcaatgctgtgaaacagttcttctgtgaaatcccccagatcctcaagctctcctgttcacactcctacctcagggaaaTTGGGCTTCTCTCAGTtagttgttttctgttctgggggtgttttgctttcattcttttctcctatGTACAAATTTTcatggctgtgctgaggatgccctctgagcagggacggCACAAACTCTTCTCCAcctgcctccctcacctggctgtggtctttctgtttctcagcactgccatgtttgcctatctgaagcccccttccatctcctccccatccctgaacCTGGTGATGGCTTTCCTGTACTCGGTGATACCCCCAGCaatgaaccccctcatctacagcatgaggaaccaggagctcaagaatGGCATTAGGAAAGTGATGTCATGGATGTTTTTCAGGATATGCTGA